One Vigna unguiculata cultivar IT97K-499-35 chromosome 7, ASM411807v1, whole genome shotgun sequence genomic region harbors:
- the LOC114192328 gene encoding gibberellin receptor GID1C isoform X2 has translation MVVPLNMWVLISNFKLAYNLLRRPDGTFNRDLAEFLDRKVPANANPVDGVFSFDVIVDRETNLLTRIYRPAEGEERPVSILELEKPVSSEVVPVIIFFHGGSFAHSSANSAIYDTLCRRLVGICKAVVVSVNYRRAPENRYPCAYDDGWTAVKWVSSRSWLQSRKDKKVHIYMAGDSSGGNIVHHVALKAVESGIEVFGNVLLNPLFGGQERTESEKRLDGRYFVRVKDRDWYWRAFLPEGEDRDHPACNPFGPKGQSLEGTVFPKSLVVVAGLDLVQDWQLGYAKGLEKAGQEVKLLFLEQATIGFYLLLNNEHFSPVMDEIKYFVSPDC, from the coding sequence ATGGTGGTTCCACTGAATATGTGGGTTCTGATATCAAATTTCAAGTTGGCATACAATCTTCTTCGTCGTCCGGATGGCACTTTCAACCGGGACTTAGCAGAGTTCCTTGATCGGAAAGTTCCGGCGAATGCGAACCCCGTGGATGGAGTGTTCTCTTTTGATGTCATTGTTGACCGTGAAACCAATCTCCTGACGCGAATTTATCGTCCTGCTGAGGGAGAAGAGCGTCCAGTGAGCATTCTTGAGCTTGAGAAACCTGTGAGCTCTGAGGTTGTTCCTGTCATAATATTCTTCCACGGTGGAAGTTTTGCTCATTCTTCGGCCAATAGTGCCATATACGATACGCTATGCCGTCGTCTGGTGGGTATCTGTAAGGCCGTTGTGGTGTCTGTGAACTATAGGCGTGCACCTGAGAACAGGTATCCCTGTGCTTACGATGATGGGTGGACAGCTGTTAAGTGGGTTAGCTCTAGATCTTGGCTTCAGAGTAGGAAAGATAAGAAAGTTCATATCTACATGGCTGGGGATAGCTCGGGTGGGAACATTGTGCACCATGTTGCCCTCAAAGCTGTGGAGTCCGGAATTGAAGTGTTTGGGAATGTTCTGCTCAACCCATTGTTTGGTGGGCAGGAAAGAACCGAGTCGGAGAAGCGTTTAGATGGGAGATATTTTGTAAGAGTGAAGGATCGAGACTGGTATTGGAGGGCTTTTCTTCCTGAAGGGGAAGATAGAGACCATCCTGCATGTAACCCTTTTGGGCCAAAGGGGCAAAGCCTCGAAGGGACTGTCTTTCCCAAGAGCCTTGTAGTGGTTGCTGGTTTAGACCTTGTTCAGGACTGGCAACTGGGTTATGCCAAAGGACTTGAGAAGGCTGGCCAGGAAGTGAAATTGCTATTCCTGGAGCAAGCAACCATTGGGTTTTACTTGCTGCTAAATAATGAGCACTTCTCTCCTGTTATGGAcgagataaaatattttgtcagCCCTGACTGTTGA
- the LOC114192328 gene encoding gibberellin receptor GID1C isoform X1 yields the protein MAGTNELNANDSKMVVPLNMWVLISNFKLAYNLLRRPDGTFNRDLAEFLDRKVPANANPVDGVFSFDVIVDRETNLLTRIYRPAEGEERPVSILELEKPVSSEVVPVIIFFHGGSFAHSSANSAIYDTLCRRLVGICKAVVVSVNYRRAPENRYPCAYDDGWTAVKWVSSRSWLQSRKDKKVHIYMAGDSSGGNIVHHVALKAVESGIEVFGNVLLNPLFGGQERTESEKRLDGRYFVRVKDRDWYWRAFLPEGEDRDHPACNPFGPKGQSLEGTVFPKSLVVVAGLDLVQDWQLGYAKGLEKAGQEVKLLFLEQATIGFYLLLNNEHFSPVMDEIKYFVSPDC from the exons ATGGCTGGGACTAACGAACTCAACGCCAACGATTCTAAG ATGGTGGTTCCACTGAATATGTGGGTTCTGATATCAAATTTCAAGTTGGCATACAATCTTCTTCGTCGTCCGGATGGCACTTTCAACCGGGACTTAGCAGAGTTCCTTGATCGGAAAGTTCCGGCGAATGCGAACCCCGTGGATGGAGTGTTCTCTTTTGATGTCATTGTTGACCGTGAAACCAATCTCCTGACGCGAATTTATCGTCCTGCTGAGGGAGAAGAGCGTCCAGTGAGCATTCTTGAGCTTGAGAAACCTGTGAGCTCTGAGGTTGTTCCTGTCATAATATTCTTCCACGGTGGAAGTTTTGCTCATTCTTCGGCCAATAGTGCCATATACGATACGCTATGCCGTCGTCTGGTGGGTATCTGTAAGGCCGTTGTGGTGTCTGTGAACTATAGGCGTGCACCTGAGAACAGGTATCCCTGTGCTTACGATGATGGGTGGACAGCTGTTAAGTGGGTTAGCTCTAGATCTTGGCTTCAGAGTAGGAAAGATAAGAAAGTTCATATCTACATGGCTGGGGATAGCTCGGGTGGGAACATTGTGCACCATGTTGCCCTCAAAGCTGTGGAGTCCGGAATTGAAGTGTTTGGGAATGTTCTGCTCAACCCATTGTTTGGTGGGCAGGAAAGAACCGAGTCGGAGAAGCGTTTAGATGGGAGATATTTTGTAAGAGTGAAGGATCGAGACTGGTATTGGAGGGCTTTTCTTCCTGAAGGGGAAGATAGAGACCATCCTGCATGTAACCCTTTTGGGCCAAAGGGGCAAAGCCTCGAAGGGACTGTCTTTCCCAAGAGCCTTGTAGTGGTTGCTGGTTTAGACCTTGTTCAGGACTGGCAACTGGGTTATGCCAAAGGACTTGAGAAGGCTGGCCAGGAAGTGAAATTGCTATTCCTGGAGCAAGCAACCATTGGGTTTTACTTGCTGCTAAATAATGAGCACTTCTCTCCTGTTATGGAcgagataaaatattttgtcagCCCTGACTGTTGA
- the LOC114189683 gene encoding cyclin-L1-1-like isoform X2, producing the protein MIYTAIDTFYLTDEQLANSPSRKDGIDEATETTLRIYGCDLVQESGILLRLPQAVMATGQVLFHRFYCKKSFARFNVKKVAASCVWLASKLEENPRKARQVIIVFHRMECRRENFPMEHLDLYSKKYVDLKMELSRTERHILKEMGFICHVEHPHKFISNYLATLETPPELRQEAWNLANDSLRTTLCVRFKSEVVACGVVYAAARRFQVPLPENPPWWKAFDGEKSGIDEVCRVLAHLYSLPKAQYIPVCKDGDFTFSNKSLESKSQSTPKEVPQHSPPADSDTSMPKASQGEANIESMGGKGPVVKVAIDKLKDSKRSDDESKGMATDGEAKEEHMLKSKPDRKSEVIGETRRDRDRDRDRDRERDRDRDRDRTKSRDRDRGRDSDKEREGHRSRERAKDSVSAGHSEKSKRHSSHDRDYHGSSYSSREKDRHRHH; encoded by the exons ATGATATATACAGCAATTGACACGTTCTACCTCACAGACGAGCAGTTAGCAAACTCACCTTCTAGAAAAGATGGCATAGATGAAGCCACCGAGACCACCCTTAGAATCTATGGCTGTGATCTTGTCCAAGAAAGTGGCATTTTGCTCAGATT GCCACAGGCAGTCATGGCTACTGGGCAGGTCCTATTTCATCGTTTCTATTGCAAGAAGTCGTTTGCACGGTTCAATGTCAAG AAAGTTGCTGCAAGCTGTGTATGGTTGGCTTCAAAACTGGAGGAAAATCCTAGAAAAGCTAGACAAGTAATTATTGTTTTTCACAGGATGGAGTGCAGGAGGGAGAACTTTCCCATGGaacatttagacttgtattccAAG AAATATGTTGATTTGAAAATGGAATTGAGCAGAACAGAAAGACATATTTTGAAAGAGATGGGGTTCATTTGTCATGTTGAACATCCTCATAAGTTTATATCAAATTATCTTGCTACCCTTGAAACACCTCCAGAATTAAGGCAAGAAGCTTGGAATCTGGCGAATGATAG TTTGAGAACTACATTGTGTGTTCGATTTAAGAGTGAGGTGGTGGCTTGTGGAGTTGTATATGCTGCTGCTCGTAGGTTCCAAGTACCCCTTCCTGAGAACCCACCATGGTGGAAGGCATTTGACGGGGAGAAATCTGGGATTGATGAAGTCTGCAGGGTTTTGGCTCACCTTTATAGCCTTCCAAAGGCCCAATATATACCCGTCTGCAAGGATGGGGACTTTACCTTCTCCAACAAATCATTGGAATCAAAGTCTCAATCAACACCAAAG GAGGTTCCACAACATAGTCCACCAGCTGATAGTGACACATCCATGCCAAAAGCTTCCCAAGGAGAAGCTAACATTGAATCCATGGGTGGCAAGGGTCCTGTGGTGAAGGTAGCCATTGATAAGCTGAAAGATTCTAAAAGGTCTGATGATGAATCGAAAGGCATGGCTACGGACGGAGAGGCAAAAGAGGAACACATGCTGAAGTCCAAGCCTGACCGTAAATCTGAGGTCATTGGCGAGACACGCAGGGATAGAGATAGGGATCGAGATAGAGACAGGGAAAGAGACAGAGATAGGGACAGGGACAGAACAAAATCCAGAGATAGGGATCGAGGAAGGGATTCGGACAAAGAACGAGAGGGTCACCGTTCTAGGGAGAGAGCAAAGGATTCAG TGAGTGCAGGACATTCAGAGAAGTCAAAACGCCATTCATCACACG aCCGGGATTACCACGGTTCTTCTTACTCGTCAAGGGAGAAAGATCGACATAGACATCATTGA
- the LOC114189683 gene encoding cyclin-L1-1-like isoform X1, which yields MIYTAIDTFYLTDEQLANSPSRKDGIDEATETTLRIYGCDLVQESGILLRLPQAVMATGQVLFHRFYCKKSFARFNVKKVAASCVWLASKLEENPRKARQVIIVFHRMECRRENFPMEHLDLYSKKYVDLKMELSRTERHILKEMGFICHVEHPHKFISNYLATLETPPELRQEAWNLANDSLRTTLCVRFKSEVVACGVVYAAARRFQVPLPENPPWWKAFDGEKSGIDEVCRVLAHLYSLPKAQYIPVCKDGDFTFSNKSLESKSQSTPKEVPQHSPPADSDTSMPKASQGEANIESMGGKGPVVKVAIDKLKDSKRSDDESKGMATDGEAKEEHMLKSKPDRKSEVIGETRRDRDRDRDRDRERDRDRDRDRTKSRDRDRGRDSDKEREGHRSRERAKDSGHSEKSKRHSSHDRDYHGSSYSSREKDRHRHH from the exons ATGATATATACAGCAATTGACACGTTCTACCTCACAGACGAGCAGTTAGCAAACTCACCTTCTAGAAAAGATGGCATAGATGAAGCCACCGAGACCACCCTTAGAATCTATGGCTGTGATCTTGTCCAAGAAAGTGGCATTTTGCTCAGATT GCCACAGGCAGTCATGGCTACTGGGCAGGTCCTATTTCATCGTTTCTATTGCAAGAAGTCGTTTGCACGGTTCAATGTCAAG AAAGTTGCTGCAAGCTGTGTATGGTTGGCTTCAAAACTGGAGGAAAATCCTAGAAAAGCTAGACAAGTAATTATTGTTTTTCACAGGATGGAGTGCAGGAGGGAGAACTTTCCCATGGaacatttagacttgtattccAAG AAATATGTTGATTTGAAAATGGAATTGAGCAGAACAGAAAGACATATTTTGAAAGAGATGGGGTTCATTTGTCATGTTGAACATCCTCATAAGTTTATATCAAATTATCTTGCTACCCTTGAAACACCTCCAGAATTAAGGCAAGAAGCTTGGAATCTGGCGAATGATAG TTTGAGAACTACATTGTGTGTTCGATTTAAGAGTGAGGTGGTGGCTTGTGGAGTTGTATATGCTGCTGCTCGTAGGTTCCAAGTACCCCTTCCTGAGAACCCACCATGGTGGAAGGCATTTGACGGGGAGAAATCTGGGATTGATGAAGTCTGCAGGGTTTTGGCTCACCTTTATAGCCTTCCAAAGGCCCAATATATACCCGTCTGCAAGGATGGGGACTTTACCTTCTCCAACAAATCATTGGAATCAAAGTCTCAATCAACACCAAAG GAGGTTCCACAACATAGTCCACCAGCTGATAGTGACACATCCATGCCAAAAGCTTCCCAAGGAGAAGCTAACATTGAATCCATGGGTGGCAAGGGTCCTGTGGTGAAGGTAGCCATTGATAAGCTGAAAGATTCTAAAAGGTCTGATGATGAATCGAAAGGCATGGCTACGGACGGAGAGGCAAAAGAGGAACACATGCTGAAGTCCAAGCCTGACCGTAAATCTGAGGTCATTGGCGAGACACGCAGGGATAGAGATAGGGATCGAGATAGAGACAGGGAAAGAGACAGAGATAGGGACAGGGACAGAACAAAATCCAGAGATAGGGATCGAGGAAGGGATTCGGACAAAGAACGAGAGGGTCACCGTTCTAGGGAGAGAGCAAAGGATTCAG GACATTCAGAGAAGTCAAAACGCCATTCATCACACG aCCGGGATTACCACGGTTCTTCTTACTCGTCAAGGGAGAAAGATCGACATAGACATCATTGA